In one window of Duganella dendranthematis DNA:
- a CDS encoding sensor domain-containing diguanylate cyclase: MSDSSLSPLLSTRVLGLAQLGLIVLDINQHIVMWNQWMASRSGKSAHRVLGQDLFDLYGELRGQRLEQAVQSAMQSNLPQQLSPALNPSPFPLYPAGTWGGERVEQAVSVTPFNEGKERYCLIEVSDISTIVGRERQLRSQAEQLRAQSYVDGLTGIANRRHFDVALDRELRRAQRNDGQLSLLLMDIDSFKAYNDHFGHQQGDACLTLVAEAFAATLQRPADLAARYGGEEFGAVLPDTSSEQAALVAETIRAKIASLQINHSPAATRPHVTMSIGVATFDKDKLADAAAMLAAADSCLYAAKKAGRDCVIVYRQQQENAA; encoded by the coding sequence ATGTCAGATTCATCGCTTAGCCCGCTCCTGTCCACGCGCGTGCTCGGACTGGCCCAGCTGGGATTGATCGTCCTCGACATCAACCAGCACATCGTCATGTGGAACCAGTGGATGGCTAGCCGCTCGGGCAAATCGGCGCATCGCGTGCTGGGCCAGGACCTGTTCGACCTGTACGGCGAACTGCGCGGCCAGCGGCTGGAACAGGCGGTGCAGAGCGCGATGCAGAGCAACCTGCCGCAGCAATTATCGCCGGCGCTGAATCCGTCGCCATTCCCGCTGTACCCGGCCGGCACCTGGGGCGGCGAACGCGTCGAACAGGCGGTGTCGGTGACGCCGTTCAACGAAGGCAAGGAACGCTACTGCCTGATCGAAGTCAGCGACATCAGTACCATCGTCGGCCGCGAGCGCCAGCTACGCAGCCAAGCCGAACAGCTGCGGGCGCAATCGTATGTCGACGGCCTGACCGGCATCGCCAACCGCCGCCACTTCGACGTCGCGCTCGACCGCGAACTGCGGCGCGCCCAGCGCAACGACGGCCAGCTGTCGCTGCTGCTGATGGACATCGACTCGTTCAAGGCCTACAACGACCACTTCGGCCACCAGCAAGGCGATGCCTGCCTGACCCTGGTGGCGGAAGCGTTTGCCGCCACCCTGCAACGACCGGCCGACCTGGCAGCGCGCTACGGCGGCGAAGAATTCGGCGCCGTGCTGCCCGACACCAGCAGCGAACAGGCGGCGCTGGTGGCGGAAACCATCCGCGCCAAAATCGCCTCGCTCCAGATCAACCACTCGCCGGCGGCCACCCGGCCGCACGTCACCATGAGCATCGGCGTGGCCACCTTCGACAAAGACAAACTGGCCGACGCCGCCGCCATGCTGGCCGCCGCCGACAGCTGTTTGTACGCGGCCAAGAAAGCTGGCCGCGATTGTGTCATCGTCTATCGTCAACAACAGGAGAATGCAGCATGA
- a CDS encoding CAP domain-containing protein, translating to MKKWRLRLAAWLVASLLAACGGGGGSDSSSVTGPATTAPPLTQEPGAPAMTGNTAIDGFNWINYRRAQLGLSVLTRNSQITAAAQGHSDYQRSNNTITHEQTAGLPGFTGVGLVERLNAAGYTLSGRTYAAGEVISATSNPSGFYQAEQLITAIYHRFVIFEPVFRELGTGGATASGGTTYFTADFAVRDTLSGLGAGRFVTYPRNQQTNVPTNFFSDTESPDPVPNQNEVGYPISLHADSYARVPGSVVVQSFTVAPRGASALSTRLLSYAAGTNGTTSTAAAIVPLAPLKSATTYDVNFTGTVGGVAVNTSWSFSTQ from the coding sequence ATGAAAAAATGGCGTCTGCGGCTGGCCGCATGGCTGGTTGCGTCCCTGCTGGCCGCTTGCGGCGGTGGCGGCGGTAGCGACAGCAGCAGCGTGACCGGCCCGGCGACCACCGCGCCGCCGCTGACGCAAGAGCCGGGCGCACCGGCGATGACCGGCAACACCGCCATTGACGGCTTTAACTGGATCAACTACCGGCGCGCGCAACTGGGCCTGTCGGTGCTGACGCGCAACAGCCAGATCACGGCGGCGGCGCAGGGCCACTCCGACTACCAGCGCAGCAACAACACCATCACCCACGAACAGACGGCGGGCCTGCCCGGCTTTACCGGCGTAGGCCTGGTCGAGCGCCTGAACGCCGCCGGCTACACGCTGAGCGGTCGCACCTATGCCGCTGGCGAAGTGATTTCGGCCACCAGCAACCCGTCCGGCTTCTACCAGGCCGAGCAACTGATCACCGCCATCTACCACCGCTTCGTTATCTTCGAACCGGTGTTCCGCGAGCTGGGTACCGGCGGTGCCACGGCCAGCGGCGGCACCACCTATTTCACCGCCGACTTTGCCGTGCGCGATACCCTCAGCGGACTGGGCGCAGGGCGCTTCGTCACCTATCCGCGCAACCAGCAGACCAACGTGCCGACCAACTTCTTCAGCGACACCGAATCGCCCGACCCGGTGCCCAACCAGAATGAAGTGGGCTATCCGATCAGCCTGCACGCAGACAGCTACGCCCGCGTGCCCGGCAGCGTGGTGGTACAAAGCTTCACGGTCGCACCGCGCGGGGCTTCTGCGCTGAGTACGCGCTTACTCAGCTACGCCGCCGGCACCAACGGCACCACCAGCACGGCCGCCGCCATCGTGCCGCTGGCGCCGCTGAAAAGCGCCACCACCTACGACGTCAACTTTACCGGCACGGTGGGCGGCGTCGCCGTCAACACCAGCTGGTCGTTCAGCACCCAATAA
- the pssA gene encoding CDP-diacylglycerol--serine O-phosphatidyltransferase, with translation MQRAKFALPSIVTLMSIACGFGSIVISVDNAFIGDAGDYRLAAILLVLAGVFDALDGMVARATNTQSDFGMQLDSIADVMNFGCAPGLLLYCYGFQQLGADHPTLLRMGGIASFFFVACGALRLARFNVNVGRTDPRYFVGMPITAGAACVASVVVAWPDAASSVLHGSLVVLLLFVVGSLMVSTVRFPSSKQKKSWAALVVLLINLGLLAWLLTAYFVLFFAVYIAFTLALNAAWKTGWTGIAPPVVYDDE, from the coding sequence ATGCAGCGCGCCAAATTTGCCTTGCCCAGCATCGTCACGCTGATGTCGATCGCCTGCGGTTTCGGCAGCATCGTCATCTCGGTCGACAATGCCTTTATCGGCGATGCCGGCGATTACCGCCTGGCCGCCATATTGCTGGTGCTGGCCGGCGTGTTCGATGCGCTGGATGGCATGGTGGCGCGCGCTACCAATACCCAGTCCGACTTCGGCATGCAGCTCGATTCGATCGCCGATGTGATGAACTTCGGCTGTGCGCCCGGCCTGCTGCTGTACTGCTACGGTTTCCAGCAACTGGGCGCCGATCACCCGACGCTGCTGCGCATGGGCGGCATCGCCAGCTTCTTCTTCGTGGCCTGCGGCGCGCTGCGACTGGCGCGCTTTAATGTGAATGTGGGCCGCACCGATCCGCGCTATTTCGTTGGCATGCCGATCACGGCCGGGGCGGCGTGCGTGGCGTCGGTGGTGGTGGCCTGGCCGGATGCGGCCTCGTCGGTGCTGCATGGCAGCCTGGTGGTGTTGCTGCTGTTCGTGGTTGGCAGCCTGATGGTGTCGACCGTGCGCTTCCCGAGCTCCAAGCAGAAGAAGAGCTGGGCGGCGCTGGTGGTGCTGCTGATTAACCTCGGCCTGCTGGCCTGGCTGCTGACGGCGTACTTCGTGCTGTTCTTCGCGGTCTACATTGCGTTCACGCTGGCGCTGAACGCGGCGTGGAAGACCGGCTGGACGGGCATCGCCCCGCCGGTCGTGTACGACGACGAATAG
- a CDS encoding EAL and HDOD domain-containing protein: MGLLSFLKSKPDAAATPAAPVAADAVAVPPPAVSDETAALITRTEIVDKRQRLSGYRFAAALPEPAMLDALLAAQVPEFAQSRLALVPISAEAVAAGLHLPLAAPHTIFLLDQLAADAVAALRAAGSQIALSGISLKEEDAALLYQADLAVVSLHEHPLAEFQTLCKQLHLRHPNLKLMVDGVDTWEEQRMCLSWGASYFMGLFLTTAEHVDPDARIDQSRMTSIELLNLLRTDAELPAMIEVAKRDPGMTYQVLQWANAPVNGQATKVTSLQQAFMVLGRNQLYRGLTVSMFRLGGGANQERDESLLEVALTRARFLETCSKLPQAKRDELFLVGLLSLFDVLLGVPMANLVGKMHLSDDIREVLLGNGGVYGPYLTMVLLLQRDKVEQAMAIAGELGLDIDSLPGVGQAAFQWAQESMKHTGAD, translated from the coding sequence GTGGGATTATTATCGTTTCTGAAGTCGAAGCCTGACGCCGCCGCAACGCCTGCCGCCCCCGTCGCTGCCGACGCCGTGGCTGTCCCGCCGCCTGCCGTGTCCGATGAGACCGCGGCCCTGATCACCCGTACCGAAATCGTCGACAAACGCCAGCGCCTGAGCGGCTACCGCTTCGCCGCCGCGCTGCCCGAGCCGGCCATGCTGGACGCGCTGCTGGCCGCGCAAGTGCCGGAGTTCGCACAGTCGCGCCTGGCGCTGGTGCCGATCAGCGCGGAGGCCGTGGCGGCCGGACTGCATCTGCCGCTGGCCGCGCCGCACACTATATTCCTGCTAGACCAGCTGGCGGCCGACGCGGTCGCCGCATTGCGCGCCGCCGGCAGCCAGATCGCGCTGTCTGGCATCTCGTTAAAGGAAGAGGATGCCGCCTTGCTGTACCAGGCCGACCTGGCGGTGGTGTCGCTGCATGAACATCCGCTGGCGGAGTTCCAGACGCTATGCAAGCAGCTGCATCTGCGCCATCCCAACCTGAAGCTGATGGTAGATGGGGTGGATACGTGGGAAGAGCAGCGCATGTGTTTGTCGTGGGGCGCCAGCTATTTCATGGGGCTGTTCCTGACCACCGCCGAGCATGTCGATCCGGATGCGCGAATCGACCAAAGCCGCATGACGTCGATCGAGCTGCTCAATCTGCTGCGCACGGATGCCGAGCTGCCGGCCATGATCGAGGTGGCCAAGCGCGATCCAGGCATGACCTATCAGGTGCTGCAATGGGCCAATGCGCCGGTCAATGGGCAGGCCACCAAGGTGACCAGCTTGCAGCAGGCGTTCATGGTGCTGGGGCGGAATCAGCTGTATCGCGGTTTGACGGTGTCGATGTTCCGCCTGGGTGGTGGCGCCAACCAGGAGCGCGATGAGTCGCTGCTGGAAGTGGCATTGACGCGCGCGCGCTTCCTGGAGACATGCAGCAAGCTGCCGCAGGCTAAGCGCGATGAGTTGTTCCTGGTGGGCTTGCTGTCGCTGTTTGATGTGCTGCTGGGTGTGCCGATGGCCAATCTGGTCGGCAAGATGCATCTGTCGGATGATATCCGCGAGGTGTTGCTGGGGAATGGGGGCGTCTATGGCCCGTATCTGACGATGGTGCTGCTGCTGCAGCGCGATAAGGTGGAGCAGGCGATGGCGATTGCGGGGGAGCTGGGGCTGGATATCGACAGCCTGCCCGGTGTGGGGCAGGCCGCGTTCCAGTGGGCGCAGGAATCAATGAAGCATACCGGCGCTGACTGA
- a CDS encoding aldo/keto reductase yields MTDLSCPSLVTYQGGLTLSRIVAGMWRMNEWNLTPQQRVEWIEQALAMGVTSFDHADIYGGYGVEATFGEALALQPSLRGKMQLVSKCGIKLLSDARPEHTIQHYDTSASHIIASAENSLRQLRTDHLDLLLIHRPDPLMNFDEVAGAFERLRQDGKVKHFGVSNFSRHQFESLNRRIALATNQVEFSPLCVAPMFDETFDGLQDLGVAPMIWSPLAGGRLFSSDDAAGVRLRAVIQKVADELQRPFGSVVFAWIMQLPSRPVPLTGSGRIAAVKEAVEATQFSLSRSQWFEILRAARGHEVA; encoded by the coding sequence ATGACCGATTTGTCCTGCCCTTCCCTCGTCACCTACCAAGGCGGCCTGACGCTGTCGCGCATCGTGGCCGGCATGTGGCGCATGAATGAATGGAACCTGACGCCGCAGCAGCGCGTCGAGTGGATCGAGCAGGCGCTGGCCATGGGCGTGACCAGCTTCGACCACGCCGACATCTACGGCGGCTATGGCGTCGAAGCCACCTTCGGCGAGGCGCTGGCCTTGCAGCCCTCGCTGCGCGGCAAGATGCAGCTGGTCAGCAAATGCGGCATCAAGCTGCTTTCCGACGCCCGTCCCGAGCACACCATCCAGCACTATGACACCAGCGCCAGCCACATCATCGCCTCGGCGGAAAACTCGCTGCGCCAGCTGCGCACCGACCATCTGGACCTGCTGCTGATCCACCGTCCCGACCCGCTGATGAATTTCGACGAAGTCGCCGGCGCCTTCGAACGCCTGCGCCAGGATGGCAAGGTCAAGCACTTCGGCGTGTCCAACTTCAGCCGCCACCAGTTCGAGAGCCTGAACCGCCGCATCGCGCTGGCCACCAACCAGGTCGAATTCTCGCCGCTGTGTGTGGCGCCGATGTTCGACGAAACCTTCGACGGTCTGCAAGACCTGGGCGTGGCGCCGATGATCTGGTCGCCATTAGCCGGTGGTCGCCTGTTCAGCAGCGATGATGCGGCCGGCGTGCGCCTGCGCGCAGTGATCCAGAAAGTGGCCGACGAACTGCAACGCCCGTTCGGCAGCGTGGTGTTTGCGTGGATTATGCAGCTGCCGAGCCGTCCGGTGCCGTTGACCGGCTCCGGCCGTATCGCGGCGGTGAAAGAAGCGGTGGAAGCAACCCAGTTCAGCCTGAGCCGCAGCCAGTGGTTTGAGATCCTGCGCGCGGCCCGTGGCCACGAAGTGGCATAA
- a CDS encoding (2Fe-2S) ferredoxin domain-containing protein codes for MSDTPYFKHHVFFCMNKRDDGRNSCGDHGAEVAQKHAKKRCKQLDINGHGKVRINQAGCLDRCEEGPVLVVYPEGTWYTYVDTSDIDEIIDSHLVNGQVVERLKI; via the coding sequence ATGAGCGATACCCCCTACTTCAAACACCACGTCTTCTTCTGCATGAACAAGCGTGACGATGGCCGCAACAGCTGCGGCGACCACGGCGCGGAAGTCGCGCAAAAACACGCCAAGAAGCGCTGCAAGCAACTCGACATCAATGGCCACGGCAAAGTCCGCATCAACCAGGCCGGCTGCCTGGACCGCTGCGAAGAAGGCCCAGTGCTGGTGGTTTATCCGGAAGGCACCTGGTATACCTACGTCGACACCAGCGACATTGATGAAATCATCGACAGCCACCTGGTCAACGGCCAGGTCGTAGAACGTCTGAAAATCTGA
- a CDS encoding alpha/beta hydrolase yields MNKSEKFMLAGAAGQMEGIIDYPADDAAPRGVALVAHPHPLYGGTMDNKVAVTLMRTFVNLGYVVARINFRGVGKSEGVHDHGQGETDDMAILHQWMTEKYPDLPVALSGFSFGTYVQSQLGQRLAAAGTPAERLVLVGAAAKKWAMADIPADTILIHGEQDDTIPLADVLDWLRPQEIPVIVIPGADHFFHRKLGHIKSWVTQLWGGAGLTEAETDTASAD; encoded by the coding sequence ATGAACAAGAGTGAAAAATTTATGCTGGCCGGCGCTGCCGGTCAGATGGAAGGCATCATTGATTACCCGGCCGACGATGCCGCGCCGCGCGGCGTGGCGCTGGTGGCGCACCCACATCCGCTGTACGGCGGCACCATGGACAACAAGGTCGCCGTCACGCTAATGCGCACCTTCGTCAACCTCGGCTACGTGGTGGCGCGCATCAACTTCCGCGGCGTCGGCAAGTCCGAAGGCGTGCACGACCACGGCCAGGGCGAGACCGACGACATGGCCATCCTGCACCAATGGATGACAGAAAAATACCCGGACCTGCCGGTAGCGCTGTCGGGCTTCTCGTTCGGCACCTATGTGCAGTCGCAACTGGGCCAACGCCTGGCTGCCGCCGGCACGCCGGCCGAGCGCCTGGTGCTGGTAGGCGCCGCCGCCAAGAAATGGGCGATGGCCGACATCCCGGCCGACACCATCCTGATCCATGGCGAACAGGACGACACCATCCCGCTGGCCGACGTGCTGGACTGGTTGCGCCCGCAAGAGATTCCGGTCATCGTCATTCCCGGCGCCGACCACTTCTTCCACCGCAAGCTGGGCCATATCAAGAGCTGGGTCACGCAGCTGTGGGGCGGCGCCGGCTTAACCGAGGCTGAAACGGACACCGCAAGCGCCGATTAA
- a CDS encoding D-alanyl-D-alanine carboxypeptidase family protein gives MKKLIAALATSVMLMTSAVAQTLPAPTIAAKSWLLLDATSGQIIASQDPNLRIEPASLTKVMTAYVVFGALRDKKVDLKQMVNVSTKAWKVDTSSSKMFIDPATPVSINDLLYGLMVQSGNDAAVALAEAVAGDESAFVVMMNKEAQRLGLTSTHFANPHGLPSPENYSTAQDLSVLAKRVILDFPEFYKIDSVKSFTYNKITQPNRNRLLWLDPTVDGMKTGHTEAAGYCMIASAHRPNGAGERRLISVVLGTSSDQVRTQESQKLLNWGFQNFDTVKLYSKGQAIATPEIWKGSKSNVKIGFAQDVMVTVPKGVAGKMKPALERKDPLVAPLAENSRVGTLKMVVDGKPMLELPVVSLETVEQASIFGRAWDSIRLWLK, from the coding sequence ATGAAAAAACTTATCGCGGCACTGGCCACCAGTGTGATGTTGATGACCTCGGCCGTGGCGCAAACGCTCCCGGCCCCGACCATCGCCGCCAAATCCTGGCTGTTGCTGGACGCTACCAGCGGCCAGATCATCGCCTCGCAAGATCCCAACCTGCGCATCGAACCGGCCTCGCTGACCAAGGTCATGACGGCCTACGTCGTCTTCGGCGCGCTGCGCGACAAGAAGGTCGACCTCAAGCAGATGGTCAATGTATCCACCAAGGCGTGGAAAGTCGATACCAGCTCGTCCAAGATGTTCATCGATCCGGCCACCCCGGTCAGCATCAACGACCTGCTGTACGGTCTGATGGTGCAGTCGGGTAACGACGCCGCCGTGGCGCTGGCCGAAGCCGTTGCCGGCGACGAATCCGCGTTCGTGGTGATGATGAACAAGGAAGCCCAGCGCCTGGGCCTGACCTCGACCCACTTCGCCAATCCGCACGGCCTGCCGTCGCCGGAGAACTATTCGACCGCACAAGACCTGTCGGTGCTGGCCAAGCGCGTGATCCTGGACTTCCCGGAGTTCTACAAGATTGATTCGGTGAAAAGCTTCACCTACAACAAAATCACCCAGCCGAACCGCAACCGCCTGCTGTGGCTGGATCCAACCGTGGACGGCATGAAGACCGGCCATACCGAAGCGGCCGGCTATTGCATGATCGCCTCGGCGCACCGTCCGAACGGCGCCGGCGAGCGTCGCCTGATCTCGGTGGTGCTGGGCACCTCCTCGGACCAGGTCCGCACGCAGGAAAGCCAGAAGCTGCTGAACTGGGGCTTCCAGAACTTCGATACCGTCAAGCTGTACTCGAAAGGCCAGGCGATTGCCACGCCGGAAATCTGGAAAGGTTCCAAGAGCAACGTCAAGATCGGCTTTGCGCAGGACGTGATGGTGACCGTGCCGAAGGGCGTGGCAGGCAAGATGAAGCCGGCGCTGGAACGTAAAGACCCGCTGGTGGCGCCGTTGGCTGAGAACAGCCGCGTCGGCACGCTGAAGATGGTGGTGGACGGCAAGCCAATGCTGGAACTGCCGGTGGTGTCGCTGGAGACGGTGGAACAAGCCTCGATTTTCGGCCGCGCCTGGGATTCGATCCGCCTGTGGCTGAAATAA
- a CDS encoding Hpt domain-containing protein: MTSTSQPLTPPAAGHILQVETGLQQLMGDRDLYLQILRRFRHRYPDSGCDARKALNSGEPGHAQRIVHTLKGAAGMIGAQQVYLLAAQLETLCAGPAQVWSAPLAQLEQALRSLVMAIDDVLASDPQQILAGEASAAAVVPETRMLLLHLMRLLDEGDGAAIDVLEQSATVLAASLGVEVFQEVTEAAHQFDFEAALATLQAAMAD, encoded by the coding sequence ATGACCTCAACCAGCCAGCCCCTGACGCCGCCCGCAGCCGGCCATATCCTGCAAGTGGAAACCGGCTTGCAACAGCTGATGGGCGACCGCGACCTGTATCTGCAAATCCTGCGTCGTTTCCGCCATCGCTATCCGGACAGCGGCTGCGACGCCCGCAAGGCGCTCAACAGCGGCGAACCCGGCCACGCGCAACGCATCGTCCACACCCTCAAGGGCGCGGCCGGCATGATCGGCGCGCAACAGGTGTACTTGCTGGCGGCGCAGCTGGAAACGTTGTGCGCCGGCCCGGCCCAGGTGTGGTCGGCGCCGCTGGCGCAACTGGAGCAGGCGCTGCGCAGCCTGGTCATGGCGATCGACGACGTGCTGGCCAGCGATCCGCAACAGATCCTGGCGGGCGAGGCGTCGGCGGCGGCCGTGGTGCCGGAGACACGCATGCTGTTGCTGCATCTGATGCGTCTGCTGGACGAGGGCGACGGCGCGGCCATCGATGTGCTGGAGCAATCAGCGACGGTGCTGGCGGCGAGCCTGGGAGTGGAGGTATTTCAGGAGGTGACGGAAGCGGCGCACCAGTTCGATTTTGAAGCAGCGCTGGCCACCTTGCAGGCGGCAATGGCGGACTAG
- a CDS encoding SMP-30/gluconolactonase/LRE family protein produces MMLRSALTLAAVLAAPYALSAPAACTGKAPSGELTATRIAAANSTRSEPGLYEGPVWIKDALYFSDFTFGPGFPSRILKLDASGKVSVAIEDSGSNGLATDGHGNIIAATHKWKSVSLYTLDGKRSDLVSKFEGTVFNSPNDMAMASDDTLYFSDPDFQRTAAPGGQDKTRVYRVGTDGKVTVVDDTLKNPNGVSLSPKEDVLYVNGMVGEHGVLRAYPIVNGMPQAGKDLVEQLGIPDGMAVDCYGNIYVSEHTDKRLRVFTPAGKQIATIKVDANVTNAAFGGADGKTLYITGAGALWQLKLDVTGSPY; encoded by the coding sequence ATGATGTTACGCAGTGCCCTTACCTTGGCGGCCGTGCTGGCCGCGCCGTATGCCCTCTCCGCACCGGCGGCCTGCACCGGCAAAGCCCCATCCGGCGAGCTGACGGCGACCCGCATCGCCGCCGCCAACAGCACCCGCAGCGAACCCGGCCTGTATGAAGGACCGGTATGGATCAAGGATGCGCTGTACTTCTCCGACTTCACGTTTGGCCCCGGCTTCCCGTCGCGCATCCTGAAGCTGGACGCCAGCGGCAAAGTCAGCGTGGCAATCGAGGACAGCGGCAGCAACGGCTTGGCCACCGACGGCCACGGCAACATCATCGCCGCCACCCACAAGTGGAAATCGGTGTCGCTGTACACGCTGGACGGCAAGCGCAGCGACCTGGTCAGCAAGTTTGAAGGCACCGTCTTCAACTCGCCGAACGACATGGCGATGGCCTCGGATGACACGCTGTACTTCAGCGATCCAGACTTCCAGCGCACCGCCGCGCCGGGCGGCCAGGACAAGACGCGCGTGTACCGCGTGGGCACCGACGGCAAGGTCACGGTGGTGGATGACACGCTGAAAAATCCGAACGGCGTATCGCTGTCGCCAAAGGAAGACGTGCTGTACGTGAACGGCATGGTGGGCGAGCACGGCGTGCTGCGCGCCTACCCGATCGTCAACGGCATGCCGCAGGCCGGCAAGGATCTGGTGGAGCAGCTGGGTATTCCGGACGGCATGGCGGTGGACTGCTACGGCAACATCTACGTCAGCGAGCACACCGACAAGCGGCTGCGCGTGTTCACGCCGGCGGGCAAACAGATCGCCACCATCAAAGTCGACGCCAACGTCACCAACGCCGCCTTCGGTGGCGCCGACGGCAAGACCCTCTACATCACCGGCGCCGGCGCACTGTGGCAACTCAAGCTGGACGTTACCGGTTCGCCGTACTAA
- a CDS encoding VanZ family protein, translating to MTANTPATPDAGPPDAPPADSAAAAAGHAGATDVASIAAVGAEVAPTMPPVALVDAEVATGVPPVAPINRRKRERPPLAPATRSSPITRAALLAYLFLIIYASWFPFSGWHNQGLSPFIFLETMKMPRYWTLFDAITNVIGYVPLGTLIVYSLYPRIKGIWALLIAAAAGALVSGTMEAVQTFLPTRVSSNLDFYTNAIGCALGGLIGVLTVRRLLDRSQLQRLRREWFAPHASQGLVLLALWPLAQIYPQNFLYGLGQILPILSDWLSQLLDMEVDLAGLIRPDVDLTVEQYWLSETIITACGMVGAGLTLLCLLRKPAPRGLLVCAMIAASVLIKGLATALLFSPENAFVWVTPGAEGGFLIGAIMLAGLTYAPHVAQRRLAVTTLLLGLVIINTTPANPYFVATLQTWVQGKFLNFNGAAQFLSLLWPFFAVWFLWLPSHKLNAAKVS from the coding sequence GAGCAACGGACGTGGCGTCGATTGCTGCGGTCGGCGCTGAGGTGGCGCCGACCATGCCGCCGGTTGCTCTGGTCGACGCCGAGGTAGCGACGGGCGTGCCGCCGGTTGCGCCTATCAACCGCCGCAAGCGCGAGCGGCCGCCACTGGCGCCGGCCACGCGCTCATCGCCGATCACGCGTGCTGCGCTGCTGGCCTATCTGTTCCTGATCATCTACGCCAGCTGGTTCCCGTTCTCCGGCTGGCACAACCAGGGGCTGTCACCGTTCATCTTCCTGGAAACCATGAAGATGCCACGTTACTGGACCCTGTTCGACGCCATCACCAACGTCATCGGCTACGTGCCGCTCGGCACTCTGATCGTTTACTCGCTGTACCCGCGCATCAAAGGCATCTGGGCGTTGCTAATCGCCGCCGCCGCCGGCGCCTTGGTGTCCGGCACAATGGAAGCGGTGCAAACCTTTCTGCCGACCCGCGTCTCCTCCAACCTCGACTTCTACACCAACGCCATCGGCTGCGCGCTCGGCGGCCTGATCGGCGTGCTGACCGTGCGCCGCCTGCTCGACCGCAGCCAGCTGCAACGGCTGCGCCGCGAATGGTTCGCGCCGCACGCCAGCCAGGGTCTGGTGTTGCTGGCGCTGTGGCCGCTGGCGCAAATCTACCCGCAAAACTTCCTGTACGGCCTGGGTCAGATCCTGCCCATCCTGTCCGACTGGCTGTCGCAACTACTGGACATGGAAGTAGACCTGGCCGGCCTGATCCGCCCGGACGTCGACCTGACCGTCGAACAATACTGGCTGTCGGAAACCATCATCACCGCCTGCGGCATGGTCGGCGCCGGCCTTACCCTGCTGTGCCTGCTGCGCAAGCCGGCCCCGCGCGGCCTGCTGGTCTGCGCCATGATCGCCGCCTCGGTGCTGATCAAAGGACTGGCGACGGCGCTGCTGTTCTCGCCGGAAAACGCCTTCGTCTGGGTCACGCCCGGCGCCGAAGGCGGCTTTTTGATCGGCGCCATCATGCTGGCCGGCCTGACCTACGCACCGCATGTGGCGCAACGGCGGCTGGCGGTGACCACCCTGCTGCTGGGCCTGGTCATCATCAACACCACGCCGGCCAATCCCTACTTTGTGGCCACTTTGCAAACATGGGTGCAGGGCAAGTTCCTGAACTTCAACGGCGCCGCCCAGTTCCTGTCGCTGCTATGGCCATTCTTTGCGGTCTGGTTCCTGTGGCTGCCGTCCCACAAGCTGAACGCCGCCAAGGTATCATAG